In one window of Pseudomonas putida DNA:
- a CDS encoding LysE family transporter — protein MLGVTDYGAFVIAFIVLLAIPGPGNFALITATGKGGIKGGLAATLGVILGDQVLMWLAVAGVATLLAAYPAAFHVVQWAGATYLAWLGLRMVLSKPGTGPRESRMDSGHYLRQTMMITLLNPKAIMFYMAFFPLFIDPVQHQGFITFAFMAVTVAGLTLLYGLFAVLLTHHLAERMRANPRVSNLLERLAGACLVGFGIKLAAMR, from the coding sequence ATGCTCGGCGTAACCGATTACGGCGCCTTCGTCATCGCCTTCATCGTCCTCCTGGCCATTCCCGGCCCCGGCAACTTCGCCCTGATCACCGCTACCGGCAAGGGCGGTATCAAGGGCGGGCTGGCGGCGACCCTCGGGGTGATCCTCGGCGACCAGGTGCTGATGTGGCTGGCCGTTGCAGGCGTCGCCACCCTGCTCGCCGCCTACCCGGCCGCCTTCCACGTCGTGCAGTGGGCTGGCGCCACCTACCTGGCCTGGCTCGGTCTGCGCATGGTGCTGAGCAAGCCCGGCACTGGGCCGCGTGAAAGCCGCATGGACAGCGGTCACTACCTGCGCCAGACCATGATGATCACCCTGCTCAACCCCAAGGCGATCATGTTCTACATGGCCTTCTTCCCGCTGTTCATCGATCCGGTACAGCATCAGGGCTTCATCACTTTCGCCTTCATGGCGGTGACGGTCGCCGGGCTGACCCTTCTCTACGGCCTGTTCGCGGTGCTGCTGACCCACCACCTGGCCGAGCGCATGCGCGCCAACCCGCGGGTCTCCAACCTGCTCGAGCGGCTGGCCGGAGCTTGTCTGGTCGGGTTTGGCATCAAGCTGGCGGCAATGCGCTGA
- a CDS encoding anti-sigma factor family protein, which translates to MTRLIPTEQELHAFVDDQLEPVRRAEVEAWLAANPEQAARIEAWRSDARRLRAALAGFNDMPHNPQLELAHLRRRVRQRRQQRFASAAVLLLALGLGGLGGWQARESTMLAGDLPMADAVQAHKLFADATALDVQADDPAQLQSWLGRHFNRVGQVPDLSGYGFQPVGARLLANEDGPAALLVFQDKKGERISLFMRSPGGRYDQMPSGQRVDGQLEARYWSHGDYNFALVSAADDARAEQVRRTLGVSL; encoded by the coding sequence ATGACTCGCCTGATCCCCACCGAGCAAGAGCTGCACGCCTTTGTCGACGACCAACTGGAGCCTGTACGCCGGGCCGAGGTCGAGGCCTGGCTTGCGGCCAATCCGGAGCAGGCCGCGCGGATCGAGGCCTGGCGCAGCGATGCCCGGCGCCTGCGCGCGGCGCTTGCCGGTTTCAACGACATGCCCCACAACCCGCAACTGGAACTGGCCCACCTGCGACGACGGGTGCGTCAGCGTCGCCAGCAGCGCTTCGCGTCGGCCGCTGTCCTGCTGCTGGCGTTGGGGCTTGGCGGGCTAGGGGGCTGGCAGGCACGTGAATCGACGATGCTGGCAGGCGATTTGCCGATGGCCGACGCGGTGCAGGCACACAAGCTGTTCGCCGATGCCACGGCCCTCGATGTCCAGGCCGATGACCCTGCGCAGTTGCAGTCGTGGCTGGGGCGGCATTTCAACCGGGTCGGCCAGGTGCCGGATCTCAGCGGATACGGCTTCCAGCCGGTGGGCGCACGCCTGCTGGCCAACGAGGACGGCCCGGCGGCATTGTTGGTGTTCCAGGACAAAAAAGGCGAACGCATCAGCCTGTTCATGCGCTCCCCAGGCGGGCGCTACGACCAGATGCCCAGCGGGCAGCGCGTCGATGGGCAGCTCGAGGCGCGCTACTGGTCCCATGGTGACTACAACTTCGCCCTGGTCAGTGCGGCAGACGATGCTCGCGCGGAACAGGTCAGGAGGACCTTGGGCGTCAGTCTCTAG
- a CDS encoding sigma-70 family RNA polymerase sigma factor has product MHDLDEQQWRELLQSLRRFALWLTRESGSADDLVQATVERALTRSGQQREEQNRRAWLFTILYRLFLDGKRRDRLHSRWLNWFGRGGQAEEPLGYETESIVLAQADLQAFARLPSEQRALLLLVSVEGLSYKEVAQALDIPIGTVMSRLSRARAALRELTEGKPSSPALRRLK; this is encoded by the coding sequence ATGCATGACCTGGATGAACAACAATGGCGCGAACTGCTGCAGAGCCTGCGGCGCTTCGCCCTGTGGCTGACCCGCGAAAGCGGCAGTGCCGACGACCTGGTCCAGGCCACCGTCGAGCGTGCGCTCACCCGCAGCGGTCAACAGCGAGAGGAACAGAACCGGCGTGCCTGGCTGTTCACCATCCTCTATCGGCTGTTTCTCGACGGCAAGCGCCGCGATCGCCTGCACTCGCGCTGGCTGAACTGGTTCGGTCGTGGCGGGCAGGCCGAGGAGCCGCTGGGCTACGAGACCGAGAGCATCGTGCTGGCCCAGGCCGACCTGCAGGCCTTCGCCCGCCTGCCCAGCGAACAGCGCGCGCTGTTGCTGCTGGTCAGCGTCGAGGGCTTGAGCTACAAGGAAGTCGCCCAGGCCCTGGATATACCGATCGGCACCGTCATGTCGCGCTTGTCGCGCGCCCGTGCCGCGTTGCGTGAACTGACCGAGGGCAAGCCATCGTCCCCGGCCTTGCGGAGACTGAAATGA
- a CDS encoding catalase family peroxidase: MNTPLQGPAKALRLAAIGATVVALGAGFAYAAGWIGTPALTPQRIIDTFEAQAGHHPGYRKNHAKGLCVSGYFESSGQAQALSSARVFSQARVPVIGRFAIGGANPYSPDAGVPTRSLAVQLSTDDGQVWRTGMNNPPVLAVSTPQGFYELVVASGPSPATGKPDPAKLQEFFAAHPESAAFRQWAASAKPSDSFANTDYNSINAFRLIDASGKAQAVRWRMVAQTPFAPLPAQVEDNLYLQHDLQQRLSQAPLRWTLRLTLAEPGDAIDDPASQWPDSRRTIDAGTLVIDHVDAPEQGACRDLNFDPLILPSGIEASADPILAARSAAYSESFNRRSRESLGAGARP, from the coding sequence ATGAACACACCCCTGCAAGGCCCTGCCAAGGCCCTGCGCCTGGCCGCCATAGGCGCCACGGTCGTGGCGCTGGGTGCGGGCTTCGCCTATGCCGCCGGATGGATCGGCACCCCTGCCCTGACGCCACAGCGCATCATCGACACCTTCGAAGCCCAGGCCGGCCACCATCCCGGCTACCGCAAGAACCACGCCAAGGGCCTGTGCGTCAGCGGCTACTTCGAAAGCAGCGGCCAGGCGCAGGCGCTGTCGAGTGCGCGGGTATTCAGCCAGGCACGGGTGCCGGTGATCGGCCGCTTCGCCATCGGCGGTGCCAACCCCTACAGCCCCGACGCCGGCGTACCGACCCGCAGCCTGGCGGTCCAGCTGAGTACCGACGACGGCCAGGTCTGGCGTACCGGCATGAACAATCCACCCGTGTTGGCGGTAAGCACCCCGCAAGGTTTCTATGAACTGGTCGTGGCCAGCGGCCCGAGCCCGGCCACCGGCAAACCGGACCCGGCCAAGCTGCAGGAGTTCTTCGCCGCCCACCCGGAGAGCGCAGCCTTTCGCCAATGGGCCGCCAGCGCCAAGCCCAGCGACAGCTTCGCCAACACCGACTACAACAGCATCAACGCCTTTCGCCTGATCGATGCCAGCGGCAAGGCGCAAGCCGTGCGCTGGCGCATGGTCGCGCAAACACCCTTTGCCCCTCTGCCCGCCCAGGTCGAGGACAACCTGTACCTTCAACACGACCTGCAACAACGCCTGAGCCAGGCGCCGTTGCGCTGGACACTGCGCCTGACCCTCGCCGAACCCGGCGACGCCATCGACGACCCGGCCAGCCAATGGCCCGACTCGCGCCGCACCATCGATGCCGGCACCCTGGTGATCGACCACGTCGATGCACCGGAACAAGGCGCCTGCCGCGACCTCAACTTCGACCCGCTGATTCTGCCCAGCGGCATCGAAGCCTCCGCCGATCCGATCCTCGCCGCGCGTTCGGCCGCCTACTCGGAATCGTTCAACCGCCGCAGCCGTGAAAGCCTCGGCGCAGGAGCCCGCCCATGA
- a CDS encoding cytochrome b: MKPSAFHPVARLVHWLMAILILAMLFIGVSMVGDLSPRHPWLVELHKATGLALLALVVLRIILRLTLPHPPLPADLPPLQRFAAGASHLALYGLMLAMPLLGWAMLSAGGYPRPLQLPAIMPHDLQLYAVLRQAHGWAGYLLFVTILAHLGAALFHALVRRDGVLRSMWPGPLRRSD, translated from the coding sequence ATGAAACCGTCCGCCTTCCACCCCGTGGCCCGCCTGGTGCACTGGCTCATGGCGATACTGATCCTGGCGATGCTGTTCATCGGCGTGAGCATGGTCGGCGACCTGTCGCCACGTCACCCCTGGCTGGTGGAGCTGCACAAGGCTACGGGCCTGGCGCTGCTGGCACTGGTGGTGCTGCGCATCATCCTGCGCCTGACCCTGCCGCACCCGCCACTGCCCGCCGACCTGCCACCGCTGCAGCGTTTCGCTGCCGGCGCCTCGCACCTGGCGCTGTACGGGCTGATGCTGGCCATGCCGTTGCTCGGCTGGGCGATGCTCTCGGCCGGCGGCTACCCACGGCCCTTGCAACTGCCAGCAATCATGCCTCACGACCTGCAGTTGTATGCCGTGCTGCGCCAAGCGCACGGCTGGGCGGGCTACCTGCTGTTCGTCACCATCCTGGCCCACCTCGGCGCAGCGCTGTTCCATGCACTCGTGCGTCGCGATGGCGTATTGCGTAGCATGTGGCCAGGGCCCTTGCGCCGCAGCGACTGA
- a CDS encoding MFS transporter, producing MTTAKDTASPTPPQAPALDLRPLLLVNMACTMSMMAFVALIGPIARLLGMATWQAGAAVTVAGVVWVILARPWGRAADRLGRRRILLMGSAGFTVAYWLLCLFIDGALRWLPGATLAFLGLMLTRGLIGAFYAALPVGGNALIADHVEPERRARAMALLGAANAVGLVLGPALAALLARHSLSAPFFIMSLLPASAFLVLLFKLKPQPLPHNHAPSPVRLGDPRLRRPLIVAFSAMLSVTVSQITVGFFALDRLQLNSADAAQAAGIALTAVGVALIGSQILLRQLEWPPLKMIRVGASISALGFAAGALATTAPALWACFFVAAAGMGFVFPAFSALAANAMQASEQGATAGSISAAQGMGAVIGPLAGTLVYAVDPRLPFVAVAVLLLLVGLWPAPAVQRT from the coding sequence ATGACCACCGCGAAGGACACTGCATCTCCCACCCCGCCCCAAGCCCCCGCCCTGGACCTGCGCCCGCTGCTGCTGGTGAACATGGCCTGCACCATGTCGATGATGGCGTTCGTCGCCTTGATCGGCCCCATCGCCCGCCTGCTGGGGATGGCCACCTGGCAAGCCGGTGCGGCGGTCACCGTGGCAGGCGTGGTCTGGGTCATTCTTGCACGCCCATGGGGCCGGGCCGCCGACCGTCTGGGCCGGCGACGCATCCTGCTGATGGGCAGTGCCGGCTTCACCGTCGCCTATTGGCTGCTGTGCCTGTTCATCGATGGCGCCTTGCGCTGGCTGCCGGGCGCGACCCTGGCCTTTCTCGGCCTGATGCTGACCCGCGGCCTGATCGGCGCCTTCTATGCCGCGCTGCCGGTGGGCGGCAATGCGCTGATCGCCGACCATGTCGAGCCCGAGCGCCGCGCCCGCGCCATGGCCTTGCTCGGCGCAGCCAATGCCGTAGGGCTGGTGCTCGGCCCGGCACTGGCCGCGTTGCTGGCGCGCCATAGCCTGAGCGCCCCGTTCTTCATCATGTCGCTGCTGCCGGCCAGCGCATTCCTCGTGCTGCTGTTCAAGCTCAAGCCTCAGCCGCTGCCCCACAACCATGCGCCAAGCCCTGTGCGCCTGGGTGACCCGCGCCTGCGCCGACCGTTGATCGTGGCCTTCAGCGCCATGCTCAGCGTGACCGTGTCGCAGATCACCGTGGGCTTTTTCGCCCTCGATCGCTTGCAACTGAACAGTGCCGATGCCGCCCAGGCCGCAGGCATCGCCCTGACCGCCGTGGGCGTGGCGCTGATTGGCTCGCAGATTCTGCTGCGCCAGTTGGAGTGGCCACCGCTGAAGATGATCCGCGTGGGCGCCAGCATCAGCGCGCTGGGCTTTGCCGCCGGGGCCTTGGCCACCACTGCTCCGGCATTGTGGGCGTGCTTCTTCGTCGCCGCTGCCGGCATGGGTTTCGTCTTCCCTGCCTTCTCGGCGCTGGCCGCCAATGCCATGCAAGCCAGCGAACAAGGGGCCACCGCGGGGTCGATCAGCGCTGCTCAAGGCATGGGAGCGGTGATCGGGCCGCTGGCCGGGACGCTGGTCTACGCCGTCGATCCGCGCCTGCCGTTCGTGGCCGTGGCCGTGCTGTTGCTGCTGGTCGGGCTGTGGCCTGCCCCCGCCGTCCAGCGCACCTGA